The Paenibacillus sp. RC334 nucleotide sequence CACTTCGCGAACGTTGCGAGCGTGAAGGCATTGAGTTGCTAGTACCATCTATGAAATATTGTACGGATAATGCAGCCATGATTGGTGCGGCAGCTTTCGCCAAGTGGAAGCGCGGAGAAAACACCTCGCTGGACATGAAAGCTGATCCCGGGCTGTCTCTGGAAGAGTGGTCCGTCCAATCTTAATTGGAGAGGCATTGGCTAGTGAGTAGAAGGTAAGTGAAGAAAGTGGATAGGGACACGACTCATTTGGGTCGTGTCTTTTTATGTAATATATAAGCTAAATTCGAAAAATACGTATACATCACTATATATAAAATTCAAGAGGCATAAATACAGGAATTTGAGCCGGGGAATTTTACTGTCTAATTCTCCCGCAACATTCGTCATGATGTTGCACGATTTTTCAGCATTCATCAAAAAAATCTGAAATTTAATACTCCCCGAACAATGATATGATTTGTCAAGTTGTGAACAAAGTTATCCACATATCCCGTCCGAAATGTGGATAATCAAGCTCGAAGCAAGCAGCTTAAGACTTTTTTGGGATGCAAGAACAGGGGGCATTTTGCATCTTTAGGTTTTGAGAAATCTGTGGATAATGTGGATAAAAGGGTGGATAAATTTGGCTTTCATATGAAAATGGCTTTTTATCAATAAAAAAATGGCCCTAAAGGCCATTTTTCAATACATTTCATGCACATATTCTGTGGATATCTTTGTGTATAAAAAGACGAATGGGGCAAATGTGAAATTTTTAAGGCCATAATTGTGAAGCAGATCTTACTCCTCTAACAGTTCCTCCCATGATGCGTAGGTTGCTGTCAATTCCTGCTTGCGTGCGTCAAGTTGTGCCTGAATATCCTGAAGCGCCGTGTAATCCTGATAAACCTCTGGCAGAGTCATTTGCTCCTCCAGCCCGGTAATTTGTTCTTCCAGCTCTTTGATTTGATTTTCCAGTGTCTCCAGCTTGCGCTGACGACTGCGTTCCTCGCTCTTGGCTTGTTTGTCTGCGGCATAGGCTGCTGCACCTGTTTTGGGTGTTGTCTCGACCGTTGCGGATACAGACGATGCTTTGCTGCCTGTTGCCTGACTGGCCTCCAGAGCTTCTTGCGCAATTTCCGCCAGCTCCTGCTTTTTGTCTACATAGTCATCATAATTCCCCAGGAAATGTTCTATTCCTCCAGGATGAAGCTCAATGACACGTTCCGCCATTTTGTTAAGGAAATAACGGTCATGGGAGATGAACAGCAGCGTGCCGTCATAGTCGATTAGGGCAGCCTCCAGCACTTCTCTACTGAACAGGTCGAGATGGTTGGTAGGCTCATCGAGAATCAGCACATTGGCTTCGCGCAGCATCAGCTTGGCGAGAGAGACGCGAGCCTTTTCACCGCCGCTTAAAGTAGCTACCTTTTTCAGTACATCGTCACCACTGAACAGGAAGTTACCCAGCACTGTGCGAATTCGTGCCTCCTCCATATGGGGGTACTCGCTCCATAGCTCCTCCAGCACCGTATTGGCCGGGTTCAGGTTCGTTTGCTCCTGATCATACAGGCCGATTTTGATTTTTGTGCCCCAGTGAATCGACCCGGCAGCAGGCTTTAACGTTCCGGTCAGGCATTTGAGCAACGTCGATTTTCCAATTCCGTTCGGACCAATCAGCGCAACGGTATCGCCGCGTTTTAAGTCGAAGGATGCATGCTGAAATAACGGTTTCTTACCTTCGTAGGCTACGGAGAGGTCGCGTACCTCCAGCACTTCCTTCCCTGACATATAAGCTGTTTCAAAGGAAAAATGGGCTTTTTTCAGATCCCCCATCGGCCGATCCATTCGATCCATTTTATCCAGCTGCTTGCGGCGGCTCTGGGCGCGTTTGGTCGTGGAAGCCCGCACGATATTGCGTTGTACGAATGCCTCCAGACGGGCAATTTCCCCTTGCTGCTTCTCATAGTGCTTGAGATTGGTTTCGTACTCGGCAGCTTTCAGCTCCATATATCGACTGTAGTTACCTGTATACCGGGTCGAACGATGACGCTCGATTTCAATAATGGTGGTCACCAGTCTGTCGAGAAAATAACGATCATGGGATACGACCAGCAACGAGCCAGAATAGCCGCGCAAATAATCTTCCAGCCAGGTCAGCGTTTGAATGTCCAGATAGTTGGTCGGCTCATCCAGCATGAGTACATCAGGGGCGAGCAGCAGGATGCGGGCCAGCGCGAGACGTGTTTTCTGTCCACCGCTCAGTGTGGATACAGGCGTTTCCGGTGCAAACGAGCCAAAGCCCATACCATGAAGCACGCTGCGAATACGGGTCTCCATTTCATAGCCGCCGTGATCCTTGAACCAGTCCGACCTTCTCGCATATCTTTCCAGCAGATCTGCATAGCGCTTCTCGTTCTGCGCATTGGCGGGGTCGGCGATTTCCTGCTCCAGCTGCCGCAGTTCCCGCTCGGCTTCGATCAGTGGAGTGAATACGAGCATCATTTCTGCCCAGATGGATCGGTCGGAGTTCAAGCCGCTGTTTTGTGCCAAATAACCAATGCTGGTCTCCTTCGCCTTGAAAATTTGTC carries:
- a CDS encoding ABC-F family ATP-binding cassette domain-containing protein, with the protein product MLLQVTGITKSYGIEPVLDGINLQILERERIGLVGVNGAGKSTLLKIIAGELSYDGGQIFKAKETSIGYLAQNSGLNSDRSIWAEMMLVFTPLIEAERELRQLEQEIADPANAQNEKRYADLLERYARRSDWFKDHGGYEMETRIRSVLHGMGFGSFAPETPVSTLSGGQKTRLALARILLLAPDVLMLDEPTNYLDIQTLTWLEDYLRGYSGSLLVVSHDRYFLDRLVTTIIEIERHRSTRYTGNYSRYMELKAAEYETNLKHYEKQQGEIARLEAFVQRNIVRASTTKRAQSRRKQLDKMDRMDRPMGDLKKAHFSFETAYMSGKEVLEVRDLSVAYEGKKPLFQHASFDLKRGDTVALIGPNGIGKSTLLKCLTGTLKPAAGSIHWGTKIKIGLYDQEQTNLNPANTVLEELWSEYPHMEEARIRTVLGNFLFSGDDVLKKVATLSGGEKARVSLAKLMLREANVLILDEPTNHLDLFSREVLEAALIDYDGTLLFISHDRYFLNKMAERVIELHPGGIEHFLGNYDDYVDKKQELAEIAQEALEASQATGSKASSVSATVETTPKTGAAAYAADKQAKSEERSRQRKLETLENQIKELEEQITGLEEQMTLPEVYQDYTALQDIQAQLDARKQELTATYASWEELLEE